The Hydra vulgaris chromosome 14, alternate assembly HydraT2T_AEP genome includes the window ATGTAGGTCAAACGTGTTGTGCTGCTTGGGAAGATATGGTTATGCAactaaagttatcaaaaaatcatcggttgtaaaaaaattgaaaatcttaaaaaaaattttgaaaaaaaattcaacttgtCAGTCGCTACAATTATTTATTGTaccaagaaaataaaaacaattttttgtaccTTTACAGTAACCTTGGGGTAATGCAAATGTGGTAAATTGCGGTACAGTATGTAAAGTATTTGAAGTATAGATTGGCTGAGTAAACACCTGCTGCGGAGTAACATTTTGTATTAGTTGAGCAGTTGCAGAACTTGGTGCAGCAGTTGTTGGTTGGATAGGAACTTGTTGTGTATACCATGCTGTTGACGGATATGGAACTGCTGGTGAATATTGTTGAGTATAATATTGctgtgaagaaaaaaattaaaactaaaaaataaaactagaaatACATAGAAAAcgatgttattttaatttgattgtaTTAGTACTTGAATTTGCACTTATTATGTTacaggaaattatttttttcttatcaattaTTCAGCCAAAagaaaaattgcatttaaatattaaaatgcataagagttatttttaaaatatttttattttcatttcattgTGTAGGAAATTTTCAACTTCGTTTAAACAATACGAGGTGTAAGCTTTTTGTAACAATTACACCGTTTTGTAACAAtgagatttttaataactttaaggGTTCGTctataaattacgtcacgcaattttcgATCACGAAATCGTAACACTTAATTAACAAGTTTTGTACGAGTTGTCACAAAAACACCCACCCACCCCCTACCCCTTAGTAgcatgacgtaatttatggatgacGAAGGAGAGATGCCTGTTATACTGATttgtataaaaactatttatattataaaatgcatgttttattattcattataatgtttagtattatttaaattgtttttataaatcactataattttattatcaatgaCTAATAAAATACCTCTGCAGGATAGAAGGGTTGCGAAGGTGAAGTCACAAAACTCACTGGCTGCTGGTATTGTGGTGGTGGTTGCTGTTgttgaactaaataaaagtttacgCCGTCGGGAGAATAATAAGCCGGTTGTTGTTGTTGCACATACCAGCAACCAGAGTTATAttgttccaaatttttaaattttattggtcTAATTTTTGCGTGCCCTATCACCACTTCTCGATCTTTAAATGGTACAGTGCCTTCTAATTTTACTGATTCAGCTATTGTTTGACTATCAAATGTTACAAATCCGTATCCTTTACTAAGGCCTTGTTTATCCCGTATTATATTGGCTTCTATTACAATTCcgtatatttcaaaaaagttgattAGATCATCTTCAGTAGTTTCTTTAGAGAAACCTTTTACAAAAATCCGATTTGGAATTTCAACATCACCAGGTGAATGTCTAAGATAAGGATCTTGATTCTTTAAATCAACTGCTTGCTCGTCGGCTATTTCCTCATTGGATTCATTTTCTTCGCACGAATTCATTTTGTGAAACGGTCAATAAATTTCAATGAGCGTTTAACGTTTAGTGTacgaagaaaaaaacttttgcattttttgacTTCAAAACATTCgaaaatcgatttttttttcgatcaacttaacttttaaacttttaaattcaaaattttgttcgAATTctattgaaacttattttttcttttttttaccgAAGCTATAAAATGTGGCgaccgcaaaaaaaaaaaagtaaaaaaaaattaattataattaataaatagatatttcattctttttcttcaaaacaaaacattcacacaaaaaatgaattaaaaattagagacaaaaaaaaaattctttttaaattaaagaaataatgttaaattgaatatttaagtttaaaataataatatatatgcatacgtCAAAAAATAAGCAACATTAAGTTTACGCTAGTTTTTCGCgcttcaatttttaatgtataagATCAATTGTCTCTAAGAATCAGacaattttgaagaaaaaaatattgaatgtcACCAATTCCACTCTTTTTCACATATTTGCTTTGTATATTAGATACAATGATAAATACAAAGTATTTTAGTCTAAATATTTGTCGTTCGGACATGGCGGTACTTTGAAAATCGGAAGAACATTTGTCAATTTGCTTATTTGCATTAGGGGAACCTGTTGTACCTTTGACCACGTTGTACCTTTGGTCACTCTACTCTGTcgactattatttttttttaaaaacatgaagttcAATTTGAAATAATAGTCCATGACGACTCTTCTTATCGTAAAACATCGTACTTAGGATAGATGGTATCGATCCACAAgtaattataagatttagctcttaaaaagtaaatatttgtgttaatcttattctgatttttaaaatgtgataaATTGTTGTTTGATTTATCTACGACATTATAAACATCACccaacatcatttttttattatggaaAAGTGTGGATGGTTATGTCTGACCGTAAATGGGGATTAAGATGATAGTTGTTAAAGAAACCCATCTCGTGTACTTTTGACCAGACTAAAATGTTGTACCTTTGACCaacaaaaacttaacaaaatatgTGACTTTATcttaatagttataataactgattttatttaaaaaattagtaatactATTAGTAATACTGAGTATCGTAACTTCGATACACAAGTCTTTGCAAGATTGTATAGattgatttttctaatttttttttaggaaattaGGATTGATTACAAAATAgttagatttgtttttttattgatataaggTAGGCCAGAAGttgctatataatatatataacaagctAAAATATTAAAGAGGTTCAAACattgcatgattttttaataataacatctTGGTCAAAGGAACAACGCGCATCGGTCAAAGGTACAACGTACGTGACCAAttgacttcttttttttaaaacgcgGGATAAAGATACTTCTTGGTCgaatgaaaaaaaagtcatgAGTATAGTTTTTGAGCAAAATTTGAGAGAATATTATATAGTTTGAATGGTTTAAATTTACTCAATAGACTACGCAAAAAACGCCTTAAAGAAAAAAGTGGTCAAAGGTACTACAGGTTCCCCTATGTCATACTTTAAGAAGCTATAACTggaatattatttattttaaaatattttgtcaacttaattataaaagaaaactacagttttactaaaaaagtaaaaaacaaaaattaaaaagttattcgCTGTCGAGAAATCATATTCTAAAAGTACAATAATTGTGAAAAAGTACGAACTTTAAGAAGCCGTAGCTATTGAAGCCTTCGAGAATCTttcactaaaaatataaaattgtgcGTGGTTGCAATCGCATCTCAAAACATCAGCCGTGAAAAATatgtttggaaaaaaatgttccaACTTTAGACCGCTGTAAAAACTAAagccaaaatattaaaaaaaaaaggattaactgaaaaaatgttcataaaaatatagactgctatataaaaaaaatttacgttcGATCTTAACTTACTCTCtagtaaaatcaattttaaaaaagataaaaatctgaTTTTCttcataatataaacatatatttagatatataataCTCTACAACatcatataaaaacaagtaTGTTAGTGgtagaataaattaaaaatattctaattatTTTCTACGAAGAAGTATGCTATTCAAGATAACCTTAGTTTACAGTGAAATATGATCTTGGCTTGATTGAAGTAGGTGGCGCAATTTGACATAGAATTTGATCTTTCTCGTAGTTATTTGCTCTGTTACTAGccatttaaaacagtttttgtcACGTGCTGCTACGTATTCCATGCACGAAACACTGATGCTATTCTCATCAATCTGAACGGCGAATTATTGTACACATTGCTATTATGTTCCACAGCCACCCAACTGTCTTTCTTATTCGCTGGTAGCTcatcaataataaaatgtacCTAAATAAACAAATGCACTGATAATAGAAACAATTCACTGATACTAAAAAGCAATAATGAATTCactgatacaaaaaaaaaaaaagaatacattaAAATTAGAAAGTTCTCTGTTGTTGTCAACTATGtcagtattatattttaaatactgtaataatatattatattataacattcACATGTTCTTGTATTGCCATTCCAAATTCATCTCGTTattttcatcatcttcatcgttattttcaatatttttaacatcGTTGTTATCATAATTGtctttattattcatttcatCTTTGTCAATTAGCTGATTGCTTGCTGTTTCTTCCGGTTCTTTCAATGATCCTACTTTATACTTTTTAGCCCATCTCGAAAACAAAGATTTAATCTGCTGCGAAGTAACATATTGGTGGGGATCTAAATCTTTACGAAGTAACTTCTCCAACTGgtctgtaattattttcttaccTGTCTGTGGACCTTCCATGAGGTACTTATACAGCAAGGAACattgagaataaaaaaatcaaaaggtgCTTTGTACTGGTAGAGCCCATTGTCTACGTTTAGTATACGAGTGGTCACACACTtgattacttaaattaaatatttcaaaatgttgtgTTATCTATTATGGTAAACCAATCCTATGTACAGttactttttgcaaaataaccAAGGTATAAATGAAAGCctaagaagctctactaaagaGTGTGTTTGAAGCacacatatttttatcattattttttttatttacgtttttacaactacatattagttacaattttttcaCATCGTAATATAAGCAAAATATACTTCCGTtacaaaagattaaatttaaccaaatactgctaaaatacatttaacagaaaaaataacactcagttaaaaaagaagaaacaattgaaaaaaaaaaaatttaggaagcATTAGTTGAATATATTATGAAGGACTTGTTAAgataattatattgttatagggaactcgtagaagactgaataagtcttatcatcgagaaccttgGGGTATTACACAAGATACACATAAACATTGTGATTCTTACgcccaaatattttaaatattattgtcatagaattttgttttgttttttctagttGTGTTAtgatttgtgtgtgtgtattttttttattttttatttttttatttttttattttttatattttttttagatatatatatataaatctttcttttctCATGTTCTAGATTGATTTagttcaaattttgatttatcatgTGAACtagaacaaatttttgtaattatctatattaagaacaaaatttttaagttttgattttaaagaaaatatattgtcAGGAAGAGTAATTATGGTGTATTTCGTAATTAATTTGTTCTATAAATAGGGGCCTAAATAAGAGATAGAGAAATgagagttttttgttttttttcggGGTGCGATAAAGTTACCAGTTGCTCTAGTGTTAAACTTATTGGTAATTGAATGATAGAAGTTTTCTGTAAACCGTGAAGGCACTGATCCCATTTTATACTTTAGCATAAATAGTATATTAGCATAGATATTGATTTGATAAATGAAAGCGCTAAACATTTCGCTTATTTCTTTAATAGAGGTTTATTTATGATATATGATTCTAGAAGCATACTTCTGCCGTCGATAAAGAGACATTAGTTTTGTTTTGTGTGTTCTTCCCCAAGCAATGTTAGCGTATGTAAGATGACTATGTACAAACAAAAAGTAaagagtttttaagtttttttgtgataaaaatggTCTAGCTTTGGAAAGTAAACCATGATTTTCAGATATTTGAGTGTTG containing:
- the LOC100212467 gene encoding protein boule, producing the protein MNSCEENESNEEIADEQAVDLKNQDPYLRHSPGDVEIPNRIFVKGFSKETTEDDLINFFEIYGIVIEANIIRDKQGLSKGYGFVTFDSQTIAESVKLEGTVPFKDREVVIGHAKIRPIKFKNLEQYNSGCWYVQQQQPAYYSPDGVNFYLVQQQQPPPQYQQPVSFVTSPSQPFYPAEQYYTQQYSPAVPYPSTAWYTQQVPIQPTTAAPSSATAQLIQNVTPQQVFTQPIYTSNTLHTVPQFTTFALPQGYCKGVNTLTQSMNNMAINEQLIRRKEEGGYEFHSVIQTSPQSPAHVVPVAYESKIMHKDDDHINEGMPTNLVYLQEPTKMKTVHVVKRDISHGIY